One segment of Carya illinoinensis cultivar Pawnee chromosome 1, C.illinoinensisPawnee_v1, whole genome shotgun sequence DNA contains the following:
- the LOC122280214 gene encoding 25.3 kDa vesicle transport protein, with translation MVKLTMIARVTDGLLLVEGLDDGRDLKDAEFYKQQAKALFKNLSRGLNEPSRMSIETGPYIFHYIIEGRVCYLTMCDRAYPKKLAFQYLEDLKNEFERVNGAQIETAARPYAFIKFDTFIQKTKKLYQDTHTQRNIAKLNDELYEVHQIMTRNVQEVLGVGEKLDQVSEMSSRLTSESRIYADKARDLNRQALIRKWAPVAIVFGVVFLLFWVKTKIW, from the exons ATGGTGAAGTTGACGATGATTGCCCGTGTTACTGATGGCCTCCTACTAGTAGAGGGACTAGATGATGGCCGTGATTTGAAAGATGCAGAATTCTACAAGCAGCAAGCCAAGGCTTTGTTCAAAAACCTCTCGAGAGGCCTGAATGAGCCTTCAAGGATGTCAATTGAAACTGGCCCCTATATTTTCCA TTATATCATCGAAGGACGAGTTTGTTACTTGACAATGTGTGACCGTGCTTATCCTAAGAAACTTGCCTTTCAATACCTTGAAGACctcaagaatgaatttgagcGTGTTAACGGGGCTCAAATTGAAACTGCTGCCAGACCATATGCCTTCATCAAATTTG aCACATTCATACAGAAAACGAAGAAACTGTATCAAGACACTCATACTCAGCGTAATATTGCAAAGTTGAACGATGAACTCTATGAAGTGCACCAAATAATGACTCGCAATGTTCAGGAAGTTCTTGGTGTTGGTGAAAAATTGGACC AGGTCAGTGAAATGTCTAGTCGGTTGACATCAGAATCTCGAATATATGCTGATAAGGCAAGAGACTTAAATCGACAG GCATTGATTCGAAAGTGGGCCCCTGTTGCCATTGTGTTTGGAGTAGTCTTCCTCCTCTTCTGGGTCAAAACAAAGATCTGGTGA
- the LOC122280250 gene encoding 3-oxoacyl-[acyl-carrier-protein] synthase II, chloroplastic-like, with protein MGDLNEYRALIHCFGKNPELKVNSTKSMTGHLLGASGPVEAVATVKAIQAGWVHPNLNLESPDEGMDMNVLVGPKKEPLEIKVSQSNSFGFGGHNSSILFAPYK; from the exons ATGGGTGATCTGAATGAATACCGAGCCCTAATCCATTGTTTTGGAAAAAATCCAGAG CTAAAAGTAAACTCCACAAAATCCATGACTGGTCACCTGTTAGGGGCCTCAGGTCCTGTAGAAGCTGTTGCAACAGTCAAG GCAATACAGGCAGGATGGGTGCATCCAAATTTGAATCTTGAAAGTCCTGATGAAGGCATG GACATGAATGTGCTTGTCGGCCCCAAGAAGGAACCTTTGGAGATAAAGGTGTCACAGTCTAATTCATTTGGCTTTGGCGGACACAATTCATCCATCTTGTTTGCACCTTATAAGTGA
- the LOC122300718 gene encoding 3-oxoacyl-[acyl-carrier-protein] synthase II, chloroplastic-like, translated as MASSALASPLCTWLVTTCASVAFEKDQLPSSSMFHSPKRLSQRYLRTFWKVDSMLYVVESNFWHKCLPNFKPRDYFATVSGNTLAVALSPANGVITEEKQLVKQRRVVVTRMGVVTPIGDNPDVFYDNILEGVSGISEIQSFDCSPFPTMDSPKLSKRADKLTLYSLTAGKKALADAGITEEVLGNNTVIELTKSIASIAEPIFVVQKIFHDAIEALKVSYRTMNPFCLPFATTNIGSAILAMDLRYKFVYEQKRDGFVIGDAGVLLLEDQ; from the exons ATGGCGTCATCTGCTTTAGCCTCTCCTCTCTGTACGTGGCTTGTGACTACCTGCGCTTCCGTTGCTTTTGAGAAAGACCAGCTTCCTAGTTCCTCTATGTTTCACTCTCCAAAGAGACTGAGCCAACGG TATTTGAGGACGTTCTGGAAAGTTGATAGTATGCTATATGTTGTTGAATCTAACTTCTGGCATAAATGCTTACCAAACTTCAAGCCTAGGGACTATTTTGCTACAGTTTCAGGCAATACTCTGGCAGTGGCCTTGAGTCCTGCAAATGGGGTCATCACAGAGGAGAAACAACTTGTAAAGCAGCGGCGGGTTGTCGTGACCAGGATGGGTGTGGTAACCCCTATTGGTGACAATCCAGATGTCTTCTACGATAATATTCTTGAAGGTGTCAGTGGCATAAGTGAGATACAGAGTTTTGACTGTTCTCCGTTTCCAACG ATGGATTCACCAAAACTTTCAAAGAGGGCAGACAAACTCACTCTTTACTCTCTCACTGCTGGGAAGAAAGCATTAGCAGATGCTGGCATCACCGAGGAAGTTCTTGGAAA CAACACTGTCATCGAACTTACCAAATCCATTGCCAGTATAGCAGAACCAATATTCGTTGTCCAAAAG ATTTTTCATGATGCAATAGAAGCACTGAAGGTTTCCTACAGGACAATGAATCCTTTTTGTTTACCTTTTGCGACAACCAATATTGGTTCTGCTATACTGGCAATGGATTTG AGATACAAGTTTGTCTATGAGCAGAAGCGGGATGGGTTTGTTATTGGAGATGCTGGGGTTTTGCTCTTAGAAGACCAGTAG